A genomic segment from Methanomicrobium sp. W14 encodes:
- a CDS encoding Rossmann-like domain-containing protein produces MSQSGSQAILKKGLKKLKEEYERINVPVPVAKYFGINPGWNAVIGTRKCCGVAMSFQDNNPLYGNDETAQDISLLESYIGKSLFEVAEDTMKDDLLSRHSIALASLNALSQPFVTDEMLNSKGYKTGFEVKEMVKPTDNLVIVGYGGLVKSYAGRCKELHVTDQRPAETFQTTIIGDSIIKGPLGITVHPADENREVLENADVALITGSTLVNGTFDEVFGYAKNARIRAIYGSSAQLIPDVLFENNVNIAMSVAISDPERFEHDVLNAPDMEMALRKHQRKYNTGCF; encoded by the coding sequence ATGAGTCAGTCGGGTTCGCAGGCAATACTGAAAAAAGGCCTGAAAAAACTTAAGGAAGAATACGAAAGGATTAATGTGCCAGTCCCTGTTGCAAAGTATTTCGGCATAAATCCGGGCTGGAACGCTGTTATAGGAACCAGAAAATGCTGCGGTGTTGCAATGAGTTTTCAGGACAACAACCCCCTTTACGGAAACGATGAAACCGCACAGGACATAAGTCTCCTGGAATCGTATATAGGAAAGTCGCTTTTTGAAGTCGCAGAAGATACGATGAAAGACGACCTTTTAAGCAGGCATTCGATAGCACTTGCATCCCTAAACGCCCTGTCCCAGCCTTTTGTAACCGATGAGATGCTAAACTCAAAAGGCTACAAAACAGGATTTGAGGTAAAGGAGATGGTAAAGCCAACTGATAACCTTGTAATAGTCGGATACGGAGGCCTTGTAAAAAGCTATGCCGGGCGCTGCAAAGAGCTTCATGTTACAGATCAAAGACCTGCCGAAACGTTTCAGACTACAATTATCGGGGACAGCATAATTAAAGGCCCTCTTGGGATTACCGTTCACCCGGCGGACGAAAACAGAGAGGTCCTTGAAAACGCCGACGTCGCTCTTATTACCGGGTCCACTCTTGTAAACGGCACGTTCGACGAGGTCTTCGGGTATGCAAAGAACGCAAGAATCAGAGCCATATACGGGTCAAGCGCCCAGCTTATCCCGGACGTCCTCTTTGAAAACAACGTAAATATAGCTATGTCTGTTGCAATAAGCGACCCGGAAAGGTTTGAGCACGACGTTTTAAACGCCCCTGACATGGAGATGGCGTTGAGAAAACACCAGAGAAAATACAACACCGGATGCTTCTGA
- a CDS encoding class I SAM-dependent methyltransferase, which produces MTESRDPFWGTKERAREYDSFAKNDFSDVYPLVAEQILKRTNITKGRCLDIGCGPASLSVAVAKRSAFHITSLDVSPEMYEIAISNIRNEGLSDRITPVTGDVHRIPFCDSTFDLVISRGSYHFWDDFTLAVREICRVLKPGAKAYIGGGYGSPEIRDRVVASRKKRGIVDDPKRPARKRFKKFREGEIEESFCSAGVKNYIIINDDSGFWMIFSKNK; this is translated from the coding sequence ATGACTGAATCCAGAGACCCTTTCTGGGGCACAAAGGAAAGAGCCCGGGAATACGACAGTTTTGCAAAGAACGATTTTTCGGATGTTTATCCCCTGGTGGCAGAACAGATCTTAAAAAGAACGAACATCACTAAGGGAAGGTGTCTTGACATCGGGTGCGGTCCGGCATCGCTTTCAGTTGCGGTTGCAAAACGGTCTGCTTTCCATATAACCTCACTGGATGTTTCTCCTGAGATGTACGAGATTGCGATTTCAAATATCAGAAATGAAGGTCTTTCTGACAGAATTACCCCGGTGACCGGAGATGTACACAGGATTCCTTTTTGTGATTCGACATTTGATCTTGTAATAAGCCGCGGTTCATATCATTTCTGGGATGATTTCACGCTTGCAGTGAGAGAAATCTGCCGTGTGCTAAAACCCGGTGCAAAGGCATACATCGGAGGGGGATACGGGAGTCCGGAAATCCGCGACAGGGTCGTTGCTTCAAGAAAAAAAAGAGGCATTGTCGATGATCCTAAAAGACCTGCAAGAAAGCGGTTTAAAAAATTCAGGGAAGGGGAGATTGAAGAGTCGTTTTGTTCAGCAGGAGTAAAAAATTACATTATTATAAACGACGATTCCGGTTTCTGGATGATATTTTCAAAAAACAAATGA
- a CDS encoding type IV pilin: MEDIFKTESAVSPVVGVMLMLVVTIVIAAVVSGFAGSLVSSDSSSPQATIQGSYSYSNNVFQLYHAGGDELSTQKIIVKIQQNDEDFGGYGSLYSQKGSHGMGMEIVNKSCVCTNLTGGQCWLDSSNGVYNIPVFRPGDTMYYIDSGIQKGLSGYKGADGNTDVVGKSLILEVTTTDGQMISKSKVIIEP, from the coding sequence ATGGAAGATATATTCAAAACTGAATCCGCTGTATCTCCTGTTGTCGGAGTTATGCTGATGCTTGTCGTGACAATCGTTATTGCTGCCGTTGTCAGCGGCTTTGCAGGAAGTCTTGTCAGTTCTGATTCCTCCTCACCCCAGGCGACAATTCAGGGGTCATACAGTTATTCAAACAACGTTTTCCAGTTGTATCATGCCGGAGGCGACGAACTTTCGACGCAGAAGATAATTGTAAAGATACAGCAGAACGATGAGGACTTTGGGGGCTATGGAAGTCTTTACTCGCAAAAAGGAAGTCATGGAATGGGTATGGAAATCGTGAACAAGTCCTGCGTCTGTACTAACCTTACCGGTGGTCAGTGCTGGCTTGATTCATCAAACGGTGTATACAACATACCTGTATTCCGCCCGGGAGACACTATGTATTACATAGATTCGGGTATCCAGAAGGGCCTGAGCGGTTATAAGGGTGCGGATGGCAATACGGATGTTGTCGGAAAGTCGCTTATACTAGAAGTTACGACAACAGACGGTCAGATGATCTCAAAGAGTAAGGTAATAATTGAACCATAA
- a CDS encoding type IV pilin, which yields MIWTNSKINEDSAVSPVVGVMLMLVVTIIVAAVVSGFTGNMVSGTSKAPQLSMDAEVINSGYWQSSYFKAEVTGVDEAIDTADLKLVTSWSKKLLNGSALEGGATVVPGETNFNVYYKVCGWSTTDTWKSVCPQGYGPGVGQNFTEVSNFWPYELLDTSPHYPTPWEHVPNPRRATMEDVWNGSLGNYSWFGNYKMQAGTELFARPFGGSYGGQATGMSGYSVGYGMEADTDAGNTGGGRYYYSYGDDSSGHATFDKYPDSIDQMQAIFGNNWNELRAGDTINMKVVHTPSGKVIWQKDIVVEG from the coding sequence ATGATTTGGACAAATTCAAAAATAAATGAAGATTCGGCTGTTTCCCCTGTTGTCGGTGTTATGCTGATGCTTGTCGTGACAATCATTGTTGCAGCTGTTGTCAGCGGTTTTACAGGAAATATGGTCTCCGGCACTTCAAAGGCTCCCCAGCTTTCAATGGATGCCGAAGTTATAAACTCGGGCTACTGGCAGTCAAGCTATTTCAAGGCGGAGGTTACAGGTGTTGATGAAGCTATTGACACGGCTGACCTTAAATTAGTTACATCATGGTCAAAAAAACTTTTAAACGGTTCTGCACTTGAAGGTGGAGCAACAGTTGTACCTGGTGAAACCAATTTCAATGTTTATTACAAGGTATGTGGCTGGAGTACGACAGATACGTGGAAGAGTGTATGTCCTCAGGGATACGGTCCCGGTGTTGGTCAGAACTTTACGGAAGTTTCAAATTTCTGGCCTTATGAATTGCTTGATACCTCACCACATTATCCAACACCCTGGGAACATGTCCCCAATCCTCGTAGAGCAACAATGGAGGATGTATGGAACGGCAGTCTGGGCAATTATTCCTGGTTTGGAAACTATAAGATGCAGGCAGGTACTGAACTGTTCGCAAGGCCTTTCGGCGGAAGCTATGGAGGCCAGGCTACAGGAATGTCCGGGTACTCGGTCGGCTATGGAATGGAGGCTGATACGGATGCTGGCAACACCGGAGGTGGCAGGTATTATTATTCATACGGTGATGATTCTTCAGGTCATGCAACTTTTGATAAATACCCTGACAGTATAGACCAGATGCAGGCGATATTCGGCAATAACTGGAATGAACTGCGTGCAGGTGATACAATAAACATGAAGGTTGTCCATACCCCGAGCGGGAAGGTAATCTGGCAGAAGGACATTGTTGTGGAGGGATAA
- a CDS encoding type IV pilin N-terminal domain-containing protein — protein MVQKNFISESGVSPVVGIMLMLVVTLVIAAVVSGFAGGLVSSNSKAPSASVSGTYSISQGMTISHNGGDAIPLVTTKIYVSPTKSFGGDADKYSWEINKSHVFTTGDNAKAWAENGEYNVSKAFIAGDSVRISAEDLKYVQERPDGTVTDYLDSDYGFANTDNIGLSFTLEFQDSSGTTIAESTVTISG, from the coding sequence ATGGTACAGAAAAATTTCATTTCCGAATCAGGAGTATCTCCGGTAGTCGGAATAATGCTGATGCTTGTTGTGACTCTGGTTATTGCAGCAGTAGTTTCAGGGTTTGCAGGAGGTCTTGTAAGTTCAAATTCAAAAGCACCTTCGGCGAGTGTTTCAGGAACATACAGCATTTCGCAGGGAATGACTATCTCCCACAACGGCGGAGATGCTATTCCTCTTGTTACGACAAAGATCTACGTAAGCCCGACCAAATCGTTCGGCGGGGATGCAGACAAGTATTCCTGGGAGATAAACAAAAGCCACGTGTTTACTACAGGCGATAATGCAAAAGCCTGGGCTGAAAACGGGGAGTACAATGTCAGCAAAGCATTTATTGCAGGTGATTCTGTCAGGATTTCCGCTGAAGATCTTAAATATGTCCAGGAACGTCCCGACGGGACTGTAACCGATTATCTGGACTCCGATTACGGATTTGCCAACACCGACAACATTGGTCTTTCTTTTACTCTGGAATTCCAGGACTCGAGCGGTACGACTATTGCGGAATCCACGGTGACTATTTCCGGATAA
- a CDS encoding type IV pilin N-terminal domain-containing protein, which yields MKVLKELKVNAGDEGVSPVVGVMLMLVVTIIIAAVVSGFAGGLVDTSQNAPTATVEISIKNGGDSSNSYFSLKVLGVSEPINTKDLKLVTSWVATSRGTGETISGGKSIVAGTGGNASIGESGLNIASYYVPTGYGAGVKGWANSTYHPPASQWGNYTLMAGTTMQDSPSDDYSDYGYNHVSNRNDAMQAILGSDWYNLKAGDTVNVRIIHVASGKAIVSQQVSVEE from the coding sequence ATGAAGGTTTTGAAAGAATTGAAGGTTAATGCCGGGGATGAAGGAGTGTCTCCGGTAGTCGGCGTCATGCTGATGCTTGTCGTAACAATTATTATTGCGGCGGTCGTCAGCGGTTTTGCCGGCGGTCTTGTTGATACTTCACAGAATGCCCCTACGGCAACTGTTGAGATCAGCATAAAGAACGGAGGAGACTCATCGAATTCCTACTTTTCATTAAAAGTGCTTGGAGTGAGTGAGCCCATAAATACAAAAGACCTGAAGCTTGTAACGTCATGGGTTGCAACCAGCAGGGGAACTGGTGAGACTATAAGCGGCGGAAAGAGTATAGTTGCCGGCACCGGAGGTAACGCAAGTATTGGTGAATCCGGTCTGAATATAGCATCATATTACGTTCCGACAGGCTACGGGGCGGGAGTAAAGGGCTGGGCGAACAGCACGTATCATCCCCCGGCGTCTCAGTGGGGCAATTACACGCTTATGGCCGGAACCACAATGCAGGACAGTCCGTCGGATGACTATTCTGATTATGGATATAACCATGTTTCCAACAGAAATGATGCCATGCAGGCAATACTGGGCAGTGACTGGTATAACCTGAAGGCCGGAGACACCGTAAATGTCCGCATTATCCATGTTGCATCAGGAAAAGCTATAGTCAGCCAGCAGGTGTCGGTGGAGGAATGA